From the genome of Mycobacterium dioxanotrophicus, one region includes:
- a CDS encoding CoA-acylating methylmalonate-semialdehyde dehydrogenase — MSNTISHWRNNETFAGSSTATSPVTNPATGEVTGELRLASVEDAQSVIDAAAAAFPAWRDTSLAKRTQVLFTFRELINARKEELAAIITSEHGKVLSDALGEVSRGIEVIEFACGIPHLLKGGYTENASTKVDVHSVLQPLGAVGIISPFNFPAMVPMWFFPIAIAAGNTVVIKPSEKDPSAVIWMAELWKEAGLPAGVFNVLQGDKTAVDEVLTNPKIKAVSFVGSTPIAQYVYATATAAGKRVQALGGAKNHAVILPDADLDLAADAMVNAGFGSAGERCMAISAAVAVGPIADDLVAKIAERTATIKTGDGTKDSDMGPLVTKAHRDKVASYIDAGEAAGAKVVVDGRTVLDGAGHRDPAGFWLGPTLLDNVTPEMSVYTDEIFGPVLSVVRVESYDEALELINSNPYGNGTAIFTNDGGAARRFQNEVEVGMVGINVPIPVPMAYFSFGGWKASLFGDSHAHGTEGVHFFTRTKAITTRWLDPSHGGINLGFPQNG; from the coding sequence ATGTCCAACACCATTTCCCACTGGCGCAACAACGAGACGTTCGCCGGTTCGTCGACGGCCACGTCGCCGGTGACCAATCCGGCTACCGGTGAGGTGACCGGTGAGTTGCGGCTGGCCAGCGTGGAGGACGCGCAGTCGGTGATCGACGCCGCTGCTGCGGCGTTCCCGGCATGGCGGGACACCTCACTGGCCAAGCGCACGCAGGTGCTGTTCACGTTCCGCGAGCTGATCAACGCCCGCAAGGAAGAGTTGGCGGCCATCATCACCTCCGAGCACGGCAAGGTGCTCTCCGATGCCCTCGGTGAGGTTTCCCGCGGTATCGAGGTCATCGAATTCGCTTGCGGCATCCCGCATCTGCTCAAGGGTGGGTACACCGAGAACGCCTCGACCAAGGTCGATGTGCATTCGGTTCTGCAGCCGCTGGGCGCGGTCGGCATCATCTCGCCGTTCAACTTCCCGGCCATGGTGCCGATGTGGTTCTTCCCGATCGCGATCGCCGCGGGCAACACCGTGGTCATCAAGCCTTCGGAGAAGGATCCCTCGGCCGTGATCTGGATGGCCGAGCTGTGGAAGGAAGCCGGTCTGCCCGCGGGCGTGTTCAACGTCCTGCAAGGTGACAAGACCGCGGTCGACGAGGTGCTGACCAACCCCAAGATCAAGGCCGTCTCGTTCGTCGGCTCGACTCCGATCGCGCAGTACGTGTACGCCACCGCCACTGCCGCGGGCAAGCGCGTGCAGGCCCTCGGCGGCGCGAAGAACCACGCCGTCATCCTGCCCGACGCTGATCTGGACCTGGCCGCCGACGCCATGGTCAACGCCGGTTTCGGTTCGGCGGGCGAGCGCTGCATGGCCATCTCCGCGGCTGTCGCGGTCGGCCCGATCGCCGACGACCTGGTCGCCAAGATCGCCGAGCGCACCGCCACCATCAAGACCGGTGACGGCACCAAGGATTCGGACATGGGTCCGCTGGTCACCAAGGCTCACCGTGACAAGGTGGCCTCCTATATCGATGCCGGCGAGGCCGCCGGTGCCAAGGTTGTGGTCGACGGTCGTACCGTGCTGGACGGGGCTGGCCATAGGGATCCAGCCGGGTTCTGGCTGGGCCCGACCCTGCTGGACAACGTCACCCCCGAGATGAGCGTCTACACCGACGAGATCTTCGGACCGGTCCTGTCGGTGGTCCGCGTCGAAAGCTACGACGAGGCACTCGAACTCATCAACAGCAACCCTTACGGCAACGGCACCGCGATCTTCACCAACGACGGCGGCGCTGCGCGGCGCTTCCAGAACGAGGTCGAGGTGGGCATGGTCGGTATCAACGTGCCGATCCCGGTTCCCATGGCGTACTTCAGCTTCGGTGGCTGGAAGGCCTCGCTGTTCGGTGACAGCCACGCTCACGGTACCGAGGGTGTGCACTTCTTCACCCGCACCAAGGCCATCACCACCCGCTGGCTCGACCCGAGCCACGGTGGCATCAACCTGGGCTTCCCCCAGAACGGCTGA
- a CDS encoding tautomerase family protein: MPLVHIHVIESRRTAEQLRQLADTIQDVMLEHFAAPPRDRYQIITEHKPGHIIAEDTGLGFERTDDVVVIQIVQQGRTSDQKQAMYTALAERLKVASALAPTDLIVSVVENSKEDWSFGYGIAQFIAGQL, encoded by the coding sequence ATGCCCCTGGTCCATATCCACGTGATCGAATCGCGGCGCACCGCTGAGCAATTGAGACAGCTGGCGGACACCATCCAGGACGTGATGCTCGAACACTTCGCGGCACCACCTCGGGACAGATACCAGATCATCACCGAACACAAACCCGGGCACATCATCGCCGAGGACACCGGCTTGGGCTTCGAACGGACCGATGACGTCGTCGTCATCCAGATCGTCCAGCAGGGCCGTACCTCGGACCAGAAACAAGCCATGTATACGGCGCTGGCCGAACGTCTCAAAGTCGCATCAGCTTTGGCCCCAACGGATTTGATTGTCTCCGTCGTCGAAAACTCCAAAGAGGACTGGTCATTTGGGTACGGCATCGCGCAGTTCATTGCCGGACAGCTGTGA
- a CDS encoding serine/threonine-protein kinase PknD, which translates to MDDAVVGGDDDGDATQGSASAGKFGRYELLSLIASGGMGQVWRARDSQTNRVVALKVLPEHSADDEEPRERFRRECLAVAQLTEPHVIPIHDFGDVDGRLFLNMRLVEGTDLRTLIKQDGALTPTRAVAIIAQVAGALQAAHDAGLVHRDVKPSNILVCANDFAYLIDFGIAHASEDRTLTKVGETIGTAAYLAPEAVSTAAKTHPRVDVYALACVLYECLTGKPPFSSDLGVQGLIAHHLYTPPPQPSANAPEVPAAFDAVIAKGMAKNPDDRYVTVQDLAEAARAAVADPEPIETPASASARRIHLSHKTIGALVTAVAVVTVLTTAVLIGRQSSGSGGTSPAPAAGGNGAQSSLPFTDVQLVTGIAVDAVGTAYVTDIGRDEVLRLAAGASTPTVLPFSGLKNPRDVAVAVDGSVYVADSSNDRVLRLAAGATAATPLPFSGLNDPRGVAVDRAGDVYVSDRGNNRVLLLPAGTTAPTTLPFTGLNDPRGVAVESTGTVDVTDTGNNRVLTLAAGATAPTTLPFSGLNDPQGLAVDTDDNVYVTDRGNAGVLQLRHGATAATPLPFTGLTDPQGVAVDGHGDVYVTDAGRVPVVKLAVG; encoded by the coding sequence ATGGATGACGCAGTCGTAGGCGGCGACGACGACGGCGACGCCACGCAAGGCTCGGCCTCCGCCGGGAAGTTCGGGCGTTACGAGTTGCTGTCACTGATCGCCTCGGGTGGCATGGGTCAGGTGTGGCGGGCACGCGATTCGCAGACCAATCGAGTTGTCGCGCTGAAGGTCTTGCCCGAACATTCCGCCGATGACGAGGAGCCGCGTGAACGGTTCCGCCGGGAGTGCCTGGCGGTGGCACAACTGACAGAGCCGCACGTCATCCCGATCCACGACTTCGGTGACGTGGACGGTCGGCTCTTTCTCAACATGCGGCTGGTCGAAGGCACGGACCTGCGCACGCTGATCAAACAAGATGGTGCCCTGACGCCGACGCGTGCGGTGGCGATCATCGCTCAGGTGGCCGGCGCGCTGCAGGCCGCCCACGACGCCGGACTGGTACACCGCGACGTCAAACCGTCCAACATTCTGGTGTGCGCCAACGACTTCGCCTATCTGATCGACTTCGGGATCGCCCATGCTTCCGAAGACCGGACGCTGACCAAAGTCGGCGAAACCATCGGAACCGCAGCATATCTGGCGCCGGAAGCCGTCAGCACGGCGGCGAAAACTCATCCTCGCGTCGACGTGTACGCGCTGGCGTGCGTCCTCTACGAATGCCTCACCGGCAAGCCACCATTCAGCAGCGACTTGGGCGTACAGGGTTTGATCGCTCACCATTTGTACACTCCGCCACCACAACCCAGCGCCAACGCACCCGAAGTACCCGCCGCATTTGACGCGGTCATCGCAAAGGGAATGGCAAAGAATCCCGACGATCGCTACGTAACCGTTCAGGATCTGGCCGAGGCGGCTCGTGCCGCGGTGGCCGATCCCGAGCCGATTGAGACTCCAGCATCAGCTTCTGCACGGCGAATTCACCTGTCGCACAAGACCATCGGTGCTCTCGTAACCGCAGTCGCTGTCGTGACTGTCCTCACCACGGCCGTCCTCATCGGTCGGCAGTCATCGGGCAGCGGCGGCACGTCGCCCGCACCGGCCGCCGGGGGTAACGGCGCACAGAGTTCGCTGCCGTTCACCGACGTACAGCTCGTCACCGGTATCGCGGTCGATGCCGTAGGTACGGCATATGTCACCGACATCGGTCGGGACGAGGTGCTGCGGTTGGCTGCGGGCGCGTCGACGCCCACCGTACTGCCCTTCAGCGGCCTCAAAAATCCCAGGGACGTGGCAGTCGCCGTCGACGGCAGCGTCTACGTCGCCGATTCGAGCAACGACCGGGTTTTGCGTCTGGCTGCCGGAGCGACAGCCGCGACACCGCTGCCGTTCAGCGGCCTCAACGACCCCCGTGGCGTCGCAGTCGACCGCGCAGGAGACGTCTATGTGAGCGACCGGGGCAACAATCGGGTGCTGCTACTGCCCGCCGGTACGACCGCACCAACCACGCTGCCCTTCACCGGTCTCAACGACCCCCGAGGGGTGGCCGTCGAATCGACAGGCACCGTCGATGTGACCGATACGGGCAACAACCGAGTGCTGACCCTGGCGGCGGGCGCGACGGCGCCGACCACGCTGCCGTTCAGCGGCCTCAACGATCCTCAAGGTCTGGCTGTCGACACAGACGACAACGTCTACGTCACCGATCGCGGTAACGCCGGGGTGCTTCAATTGCGACACGGCGCGACAGCGGCAACCCCACTCCCCTTCACCGGCCTCACCGATCCCCAAGGTGTGGCCGTCGACGGCCACGGCGACGTCTACGTCACTGATGCAGGCCGCGTTCCGGTGGTGAAGCTGGCGGTGGGTTGA
- a CDS encoding cutinase family protein, with amino-acid sequence MTTKPALLLVCAALATAAPIVASTPASAAPCPDVAVVFARGTNEPPGLGSVGGPFVDDLRTRVAPRTVEGTAVDYPASNDFASSPTAGADAARALIESTAANCPNTKIVLGGYSQGAAVIELATNEMSPQTADHVAASALFGTPRTSFSGMLAGGPLPTLAPQYAANSIDQCNQADPICWEGGWDMGAHVSYVQSGKVAQSADFVASRL; translated from the coding sequence ATGACGACCAAGCCCGCTCTGCTGTTGGTATGCGCAGCACTGGCCACAGCTGCACCGATCGTCGCGTCCACACCGGCATCAGCAGCCCCGTGCCCCGATGTCGCGGTGGTGTTCGCCCGCGGCACCAACGAACCGCCCGGTCTGGGCAGTGTGGGCGGTCCGTTCGTCGACGATCTGCGCACACGGGTGGCGCCGCGCACCGTCGAGGGAACGGCCGTCGACTACCCGGCCAGCAACGACTTCGCCTCCAGCCCGACTGCCGGCGCCGACGCGGCACGGGCACTCATCGAGTCCACCGCCGCCAACTGCCCGAACACCAAGATCGTGCTGGGTGGCTACTCGCAGGGCGCCGCGGTCATCGAATTGGCCACCAACGAGATGTCTCCGCAGACCGCCGATCACGTCGCGGCCAGCGCGCTGTTCGGGACGCCGCGCACCAGCTTCTCGGGCATGCTCGCCGGGGGACCGCTGCCGACGCTGGCGCCGCAATACGCCGCCAACTCCATCGACCAGTGCAATCAGGCCGACCCCATCTGTTGGGAAGGTGGCTGGGACATGGGCGCCCACGTCTCCTATGTGCAGTCCGGAAAGGTCGCGCAGTCAGCC